The proteins below are encoded in one region of Micromonospora yangpuensis:
- a CDS encoding DUF6999 family protein: protein MTERTGTRRREPSVWQAIMADPTVPIGRRTLELVVADQRRWSRSWLYPWVRIMSRLAVTLIGVVKRLLPWQLRAHATMDTLCVWFLRRFVSPEAGELLIRHFVVETRLLNFVVRNAGVPGLREVELLPTNLRQLGDRAVIEHDLNVYDVLIGLGDAATPQGGLLRYLDRRGGPLDTSMLTVPPLDAEPGRRRLLNLDIQTALCLMNIPFALCLTRSEYRRAVHSMRLDTSLLALLTQITGDPTFLSWRPAGPVLRVDSTIDVPQAVYEHAVICEYAFARLIALDTEVTAAPTTRPTRRQRPSEPGLRSRPVHTRHRG from the coding sequence ATGACTGAGCGAACCGGTACCCGCCGGAGGGAACCCTCGGTGTGGCAGGCGATCATGGCCGATCCCACCGTGCCGATCGGCCGGCGCACCCTGGAACTCGTCGTCGCCGACCAGCGGCGCTGGTCGCGGAGCTGGCTCTACCCGTGGGTACGGATCATGTCCCGGCTCGCGGTCACCCTGATCGGCGTGGTGAAACGGCTGCTGCCCTGGCAGCTACGCGCGCACGCCACGATGGACACCCTGTGCGTCTGGTTCCTCCGCCGGTTCGTCTCCCCGGAAGCCGGTGAGCTGCTGATCCGGCACTTCGTGGTGGAGACCCGCCTGCTCAACTTCGTGGTCCGCAACGCGGGCGTACCCGGGCTGCGGGAGGTGGAACTACTCCCGACCAACCTGCGGCAGCTGGGCGACCGGGCGGTGATCGAGCACGACCTCAACGTCTACGACGTGCTGATCGGCCTCGGCGACGCGGCGACCCCCCAGGGCGGACTCCTCCGCTACCTGGACCGACGCGGCGGCCCGCTGGACACCTCGATGCTCACCGTGCCGCCGCTGGACGCCGAGCCCGGCCGGCGTCGCCTGCTCAACCTGGACATCCAGACCGCGCTCTGCCTGATGAACATCCCGTTCGCGCTCTGCCTCACCCGGTCCGAGTACCGCCGGGCGGTGCACTCGATGCGGCTGGACACCTCGCTGCTGGCCCTGCTCACCCAGATCACCGGTGATCCGACGTTCCTGTCCTGGCGGCCGGCCGGCCCGGTGCTGCGGGTCGACTCCACGATCGACGTGCCGCAGGCGGTCTACGAGCACGCGGTGATCTGCGAGTACGCCTTCGCCCGGCTGATCGCCCTGGACACCGAGGTCACCGCGGCACCGACGACCCGCCCCACCCGCCGGCAGCGACCGTCGGAGCCGGGCCTGCGCAGTCGGCCGGTCCACACCCGGCACCGGGGCTGA
- a CDS encoding type II toxin-antitoxin system HicB family antitoxin, with protein sequence MIRTLTAAVHQEEDWYVARCLELDVASQGETLDHALTNLREAVEVYLDEVAQPTIETTPLVTSFQVGRAA encoded by the coding sequence ATGATTCGCACGCTCACCGCCGCTGTGCACCAGGAAGAGGACTGGTACGTCGCCCGCTGTCTGGAGCTCGACGTCGCCAGCCAGGGTGAGACGCTGGACCACGCGCTGACGAACCTACGCGAGGCAGTCGAGGTGTACCTCGACGAGGTCGCCCAACCGACCATCGAAACGACTCCGCTGGTCACCTCGTTCCAGGTCGGTCGGGCGGCGTGA
- a CDS encoding type II toxin-antitoxin system HicA family toxin — protein MYRNGAGNVVVVPQHATIKSGTLASILRQAGLTPHEFIGLIR, from the coding sequence GTGTATCGAAACGGTGCCGGGAACGTCGTGGTGGTGCCACAGCACGCAACGATCAAAAGCGGCACTCTGGCGTCGATCCTCCGTCAGGCCGGACTGACGCCGCATGAGTTCATCGGTCTGATCCGCTGA
- the tsaE gene encoding tRNA (adenosine(37)-N6)-threonylcarbamoyltransferase complex ATPase subunit type 1 TsaE encodes MSDAVRLPTPADTYDFGRRLARLLRPGDLVLLTGPLGAGKTALTQGIGAGLGVLGDITSPTFVIARVHRADPARGGGTALVHADAYRLGDAADPRAEIDDLDLDASVDDSVTVVEWGEGLVEQLTDAHLRIRLDRHDDDSREAVLEPVGGDWAHRLRDLP; translated from the coding sequence GTGAGTGACGCCGTGCGGCTGCCGACGCCGGCCGACACGTACGACTTCGGCCGCCGGCTCGCCCGGCTGCTGCGCCCCGGCGACCTGGTGCTGCTCACCGGTCCGCTCGGGGCCGGTAAGACCGCGCTGACCCAGGGCATCGGGGCCGGTCTCGGCGTGCTCGGCGACATCACCTCGCCGACCTTCGTGATCGCCCGGGTGCACCGGGCGGACCCGGCCCGGGGTGGCGGCACGGCGCTGGTGCACGCCGACGCCTACCGGCTGGGCGACGCGGCCGACCCCCGTGCCGAGATCGACGATCTCGACCTGGACGCCTCGGTGGACGACTCGGTGACCGTGGTCGAGTGGGGGGAGGGTCTGGTCGAGCAGTTGACCGACGCCCACCTGCGGATCCGCCTCGACCGGCACGACGACGACAGCCGCGAGGCGGTACTGGAGCCGGTCGGCGGCGACTGGGCCCACCGCCTGCGCGACTTGCCCTGA
- a CDS encoding alpha/beta fold hydrolase has translation MVGAAVGVAAAGLAAGVATERALVRRLKANPVDRYADEVFDQLRYDEAYRLEMPDGTDIHVEVVEPTRPVEGNPTVVLVHGFCLDMGTFHFQRKLLAERGEHRIVAYDQPGHGRSGRLESGEYDLTALGQTLRRVIDRTVPSGPLVLVGHSLGGMTIMALAELYPEFFADRVAGTVLIATSGGLLAETKLVAPALLGRVGAPVLHMVSNATRYGGTVIDKARRSTSNVAWLLTRRYGFGTPDPSPALVSYVETMNSRTSADTVTRYLRTIATHSRYPALAALAGAPVLVVVGDKDMITPVVHSEEIVRRIPHAEYVKINDSGHVVMLEHADEVNAALERFLEDLRAPQS, from the coding sequence ATGGTGGGCGCGGCGGTCGGGGTGGCCGCCGCCGGGCTCGCCGCCGGCGTCGCCACCGAGCGGGCCCTGGTCCGCCGGCTCAAGGCCAACCCCGTCGACAGGTACGCCGACGAGGTCTTCGACCAGCTGCGCTACGACGAGGCGTACCGGCTGGAGATGCCGGACGGCACCGACATCCACGTGGAGGTGGTGGAGCCGACCCGGCCGGTCGAGGGCAACCCGACAGTGGTGCTGGTGCACGGCTTCTGCCTGGACATGGGGACCTTCCACTTCCAGCGCAAGCTGCTCGCCGAGCGCGGCGAGCACCGGATCGTCGCGTACGACCAGCCGGGGCACGGCCGCTCCGGTCGCCTGGAGAGCGGCGAGTACGACCTGACCGCGCTCGGCCAGACCCTGCGTCGGGTGATCGACCGGACCGTACCGAGCGGACCGCTGGTGCTGGTCGGCCACTCGCTCGGCGGGATGACGATCATGGCGTTGGCCGAGCTCTACCCGGAGTTCTTCGCCGACCGGGTGGCCGGCACCGTGCTGATCGCCACCTCGGGCGGGTTGCTGGCCGAGACCAAACTGGTCGCGCCGGCCCTGCTCGGGCGGGTCGGCGCGCCGGTGCTGCACATGGTCAGCAACGCCACCCGGTACGGCGGCACGGTGATCGACAAGGCCCGTCGTTCCACCTCCAACGTGGCCTGGCTGCTCACCCGCAGGTACGGCTTCGGCACCCCTGACCCCAGCCCCGCGCTGGTGTCGTACGTGGAGACGATGAACTCGCGGACCTCGGCCGACACGGTGACCCGCTACCTGCGGACCATCGCCACCCATTCCCGCTACCCGGCACTGGCCGCGCTGGCCGGCGCCCCGGTGCTGGTGGTGGTCGGCGACAAGGACATGATCACTCCGGTGGTCCACTCCGAGGAGATCGTCCGGCGCATCCCGCACGCCGAGTACGTCAAGATCAACGACAGTGGGCACGTCGTCATGCTGGAACACGCGGACGAGGTGAACGCCGCGCTGGAACGCTTCCTTGAGGACCTGCGAGCCCCGCAGTCGTGA
- the alr gene encoding alanine racemase, translated as MWQAEVRVDLDAIRDNVAQLRAGTSAELMAVVKGDGYGHGMIPAARAALDAGADWLGVCTLDEALTLRRAGLDVPVLAWLLAPGLPLHEGVAAGVDLGAASLAQLDEMIEASRRAERPARLHLKIDTGLSRGGATTADWPELLDAAAKAQADGLVEVVGVWSHFVYADLPGHPTTDRQLAVFHEGLAMVERAGLRPRYRHLANSAATLTRPDTHFDLVRPGIAVYGLSPVAGERFGLRPAMTARARVMLTKRVPAETGVSYGHTYLTERETNLAVVPLGYADGVPRHASNVGPVQLGGRRRTIAGRVCMDQFVLDCGDDPVAAGDVVTLFGSGADGEPTADDWAEAVGTINYEIVTRFGGVRVPRGYDGQRP; from the coding sequence ATGTGGCAGGCCGAGGTACGCGTCGACCTCGACGCGATCCGTGACAACGTGGCCCAGCTCCGGGCGGGTACCAGCGCCGAGCTGATGGCGGTGGTCAAGGGCGACGGGTACGGCCACGGGATGATCCCGGCCGCCCGCGCCGCGCTCGACGCCGGGGCGGACTGGCTGGGGGTGTGCACCCTCGACGAGGCGCTGACGCTGCGCCGGGCCGGCCTCGACGTGCCGGTGCTGGCCTGGCTGCTCGCCCCGGGTTTGCCGCTGCACGAGGGGGTGGCCGCCGGGGTCGACCTGGGCGCGGCCAGCCTGGCGCAGCTCGACGAGATGATCGAGGCGAGCCGTCGGGCGGAGCGGCCGGCCCGGCTGCACCTCAAGATCGACACCGGGTTGTCCCGGGGCGGGGCGACCACCGCCGACTGGCCGGAGCTGCTCGACGCCGCCGCCAAGGCGCAGGCCGACGGCCTGGTCGAGGTGGTCGGGGTGTGGAGCCACTTCGTCTACGCCGACCTGCCCGGCCACCCGACGACCGACCGGCAGCTCGCGGTCTTCCACGAGGGGCTGGCCATGGTCGAGCGGGCCGGGCTGCGCCCCCGCTACCGGCACCTGGCCAACTCGGCGGCCACCCTGACCCGCCCGGACACCCACTTCGACCTGGTCCGGCCGGGGATCGCCGTCTACGGGCTGTCGCCGGTGGCCGGTGAGCGCTTCGGACTGCGTCCGGCGATGACCGCCCGGGCCCGGGTCATGCTCACCAAGCGGGTGCCCGCCGAGACGGGGGTCTCCTACGGGCACACCTACCTGACCGAGCGGGAGACGAACCTGGCCGTGGTGCCGCTCGGCTACGCCGACGGGGTGCCCCGGCACGCCTCCAACGTCGGCCCGGTGCAGCTCGGCGGTCGGCGGCGGACCATCGCCGGGCGGGTCTGCATGGACCAGTTCGTCCTCGACTGCGGCGACGACCCGGTGGCCGCCGGTGACGTGGTGACCCTCTTCGGCAGCGGAGCCGACGGCGAGCCCACCGCCGACGACTGGGCCGAGGCGGTCGGCACTATCAACTACGAGATCGTGACCCGGTTCGGCGGGGTCCGGGTGCCGCGCGGCTACGACGGGCAACGACCGTGA
- a CDS encoding NAD(P)H-hydrate dehydratase — protein MRPVWRVADVRAAEAQLMATLPAGTLMRRAATGLARRCALLLADRGGVYGGRVLLLVGSGDNGGDALFAGAQLARRGAAVSALLLDPARAHAEGLTALRLAGGRVVDRPPATVDLVLDGIVGIGGTGGLREPAEQLAASLPRHLGRDGDRATVVAVDVPSGVAVDTGDVPLTAAGRPNAIRADVTVAFGAWKPALVVGPAAALTGEVELVDIGLGPFLRGTPALQVVEGTDVRDWWPALGPASEKYTRGVVGVATGSATYPGAAVLSVGGALAGPTGLVRYAGSARAEVVHQHPSVIATERVADAGRVQAWVCGSGLGTGAEAAAELRAVLAAPVPVVLDADALTLLVDGGMADQLRSRDAPIVVTPHDREYARLCGEEPGADRVAATLRLAAWMNAVVLLKGDRTVIGMPDGRAYVNPTGSPALATGGTGDVLAGLLGSLLAAGVPADRAAATAAYLHGLAGRAAARGGPVTAPDVAAALRPVLAGLG, from the coding sequence ATGAGACCGGTGTGGCGGGTGGCCGACGTACGGGCGGCCGAGGCACAGCTGATGGCCACCCTGCCGGCGGGCACCCTGATGCGCCGGGCGGCGACCGGCCTGGCCCGCCGCTGCGCGCTGCTGCTGGCCGACCGGGGCGGGGTGTACGGCGGTCGGGTGTTGCTGCTGGTCGGCTCCGGTGACAACGGCGGTGACGCCCTGTTCGCCGGGGCGCAGCTGGCTCGGCGGGGAGCGGCGGTCTCGGCGCTGCTGCTCGACCCCGCCCGGGCGCACGCGGAGGGGCTGACCGCGCTGCGCCTGGCCGGTGGCCGGGTGGTGGACCGCCCACCGGCAACTGTCGACCTGGTGCTCGACGGCATCGTGGGCATCGGCGGCACCGGCGGGTTGCGGGAGCCCGCCGAGCAACTGGCCGCCAGCCTCCCCCGGCACCTGGGCCGCGACGGTGACCGGGCGACCGTGGTCGCGGTGGACGTGCCCAGCGGGGTCGCGGTGGACACCGGTGACGTGCCGCTGACCGCCGCCGGCCGGCCGAACGCGATCCGCGCCGACGTGACCGTGGCGTTCGGCGCGTGGAAACCGGCGCTGGTGGTCGGGCCGGCCGCCGCGCTGACCGGCGAGGTGGAACTGGTCGACATCGGGCTCGGGCCGTTCCTGCGCGGTACCCCGGCCCTGCAGGTGGTCGAGGGCACGGACGTACGCGACTGGTGGCCGGCGCTGGGCCCGGCGAGCGAGAAGTACACCCGGGGCGTGGTGGGGGTGGCGACCGGCTCGGCGACGTACCCGGGTGCGGCGGTGCTCTCGGTCGGCGGGGCCCTGGCCGGCCCGACCGGCCTGGTCCGGTACGCCGGGAGCGCGCGGGCCGAGGTGGTCCACCAGCACCCGTCGGTGATCGCCACCGAGCGGGTAGCCGATGCCGGGCGGGTGCAGGCCTGGGTCTGCGGCTCGGGCTTGGGCACCGGCGCGGAGGCCGCCGCCGAACTGCGTGCGGTGCTGGCCGCGCCGGTGCCGGTGGTGCTCGACGCCGACGCGCTCACCCTGCTGGTGGACGGCGGCATGGCCGACCAGCTGCGCAGCCGGGACGCGCCGATCGTGGTCACCCCGCACGACCGGGAGTACGCCCGGCTCTGCGGCGAGGAACCGGGCGCCGACCGGGTCGCCGCCACGCTGCGGCTGGCCGCCTGGATGAACGCCGTGGTCCTGCTCAAGGGCGATCGTACGGTGATCGGCATGCCGGACGGCCGGGCGTACGTGAACCCGACCGGCAGCCCGGCGCTGGCCACCGGGGGGACCGGTGACGTGCTGGCCGGACTGCTCGGGTCGCTGCTCGCCGCCGGGGTGCCGGCGGACCGGGCCGCGGCGACGGCGGCGTACCTGCACGGGCTGGCCGGTCGTGCCGCGGCCCGGGGTGGGCCGGTGACCGCGCCCGACGTGGCGGCGGCGCTGCGCCCGGTGCTGGCCGGGCTCGGCTGA
- a CDS encoding holo-ACP synthase — translation MIVAVGIDVVLVDRFARALARTPLLADRLFTEGERYTASGNPRSPESLAARFAAKEAVAKALGAPAGLSWHDCEIVPDPDGRPWLTVSGTVASAASERGVNRWHLSLSHDGGIASAMVVAER, via the coding sequence GTGATCGTGGCTGTCGGTATCGACGTGGTTCTGGTGGACCGGTTCGCCCGTGCGTTGGCCCGGACCCCGCTGCTGGCCGACCGGCTCTTCACCGAGGGCGAGCGGTACACCGCCTCGGGCAACCCACGCTCACCGGAGTCGCTGGCCGCCCGGTTCGCGGCGAAGGAGGCGGTGGCCAAGGCCCTCGGCGCGCCGGCCGGGCTGAGCTGGCACGACTGCGAGATCGTGCCGGATCCCGACGGACGGCCCTGGCTGACGGTCTCCGGCACGGTGGCGTCGGCCGCCAGCGAGCGGGGAGTGAACCGCTGGCATCTGTCGTTGTCCCACGACGGCGGGATCGCCTCGGCGATGGTGGTCGCGGAACGCTGA
- a CDS encoding type VII secretion target yields MGEEPFEVHPGLLREVAGGLTDQAHRLAYGLAGAPGLVVPAPRWSAAAALAELEWAVHRWCGGVGARLAESAGALGTAADGYQAVDDRAAGRLTRFSR; encoded by the coding sequence ATGGGCGAGGAGCCGTTCGAGGTGCACCCGGGCCTGCTGCGTGAGGTGGCGGGTGGGCTCACCGACCAGGCCCACCGGCTGGCGTACGGGCTGGCCGGGGCCCCGGGGTTGGTCGTGCCGGCACCCCGGTGGTCGGCCGCGGCGGCCCTGGCCGAGCTGGAGTGGGCGGTGCACCGCTGGTGTGGCGGGGTCGGTGCCCGGTTGGCCGAGAGTGCCGGGGCGCTCGGCACCGCCGCCGACGGTTACCAGGCGGTGGACGACCGGGCCGCCGGTCGCCTGACCCGGTTCTCCCGGTGA
- a CDS encoding alpha/beta hydrolase, with amino-acid sequence MNSYARLWAADPEGWRGAGAAWGGLTGRFDRWGGELATGAGRLRGGWSGDAARAADGRLTGLRVELTSVVPALVEADQVLAELAGRLRAAKARLAAAVEAADRGGLRIDRHGRVSAAPFGALPTAQVGPAVAQVSQAVGAALAIADAADREATRRLVELAGAAGSGWSAEPPPWRPGPDAEPALVRRWWAGLTPAQRRWLVRHEPGRVGALDGVPVADRDQANRLLLADRRAELLAERGRLLTRFPRGPAEVAGLRRVAAALTGLSALTDRLSARETPRAYLLGLRTGGEGRAIVALGNPDRAEHVLTYVPGMTAGLADATGELGRAGRVQARCAALAPGAETAAVLWLDYDAPDFLHEAFRATQARDAGPALHRFQDGLRATHEGPPARQTVLGHSYGSTVVGTTARDHGLATDALVFVGSPGVGVQHAGELRVPAGQVWSSTAPDDPIRLVRPPDDLLRRAASAVPPFGPVGGLVDRPDGGLWFGRDPSDPGFGGRTFGSDRSGHTGYWEADNPALDGMARVVLGR; translated from the coding sequence GTGAACTCCTACGCCCGGCTCTGGGCGGCCGACCCCGAGGGCTGGCGGGGCGCCGGCGCCGCCTGGGGTGGGCTCACCGGCCGGTTCGACAGGTGGGGCGGTGAGCTGGCCACCGGTGCCGGTCGGTTGCGCGGCGGCTGGTCCGGTGATGCGGCGCGGGCTGCCGACGGACGACTCACCGGGTTGCGCGTCGAGCTGACCTCGGTCGTTCCCGCCCTGGTCGAGGCCGACCAGGTGCTCGCCGAGCTCGCCGGGCGGTTGCGCGCGGCCAAGGCCCGGCTGGCCGCCGCGGTCGAAGCGGCCGATCGCGGCGGGTTACGGATCGACAGGCACGGTCGGGTGTCGGCCGCCCCGTTCGGAGCCCTGCCAACAGCCCAGGTCGGGCCGGCGGTGGCGCAGGTGTCGCAGGCGGTGGGTGCCGCGTTGGCCATCGCCGATGCGGCCGACCGGGAGGCGACCCGGCGACTGGTCGAGCTGGCCGGTGCGGCCGGGTCGGGATGGAGCGCCGAGCCGCCGCCCTGGCGGCCGGGCCCGGACGCCGAGCCGGCCCTGGTCCGCCGGTGGTGGGCCGGGCTCACCCCGGCCCAGCGTCGCTGGCTGGTCCGGCACGAGCCCGGCCGGGTCGGCGCGCTGGACGGGGTGCCGGTGGCCGACCGGGACCAGGCGAACCGGCTGCTCCTCGCTGACCGGCGCGCGGAGCTGCTGGCCGAGCGGGGGCGGCTGCTGACCCGGTTCCCGCGTGGGCCGGCCGAGGTGGCCGGGTTACGCCGGGTGGCGGCGGCACTTACCGGGTTGAGCGCCCTGACCGACCGGTTGTCCGCCCGGGAGACCCCCCGGGCGTACCTGCTGGGTCTGCGCACGGGCGGGGAGGGGCGGGCGATCGTCGCGCTGGGCAACCCGGACCGCGCCGAGCACGTGCTCACCTACGTGCCGGGCATGACGGCGGGGCTGGCCGACGCCACCGGTGAGCTGGGGCGGGCGGGCCGGGTGCAGGCCCGGTGCGCCGCGCTCGCCCCCGGCGCCGAGACCGCCGCGGTGCTCTGGCTCGACTACGACGCGCCCGACTTCCTGCACGAGGCGTTCCGGGCCACCCAGGCCCGGGACGCCGGGCCGGCCCTGCACCGGTTCCAGGACGGGCTGCGGGCCACCCACGAGGGGCCGCCGGCCCGGCAGACCGTGCTCGGGCACAGCTACGGGTCGACGGTGGTCGGCACCACCGCCCGGGACCACGGGCTCGCCACCGACGCCCTGGTCTTCGTCGGCTCGCCCGGGGTCGGCGTGCAGCACGCCGGTGAGCTGCGGGTGCCCGCCGGGCAGGTGTGGTCGAGCACCGCGCCGGACGACCCCATCCGGCTGGTCCGCCCGCCGGACGACCTGCTCCGGCGGGCGGCGTCGGCGGTGCCCCCGTTCGGCCCGGTGGGCGGCCTGGTCGACCGGCCCGACGGCGGGCTGTGGTTCGGCCGTGACCCGAGCGACCCGGGGTTCGGCGGGCGGACGTTCGGCAGCGACCGGTCCGGTCACACCGGTTACTGGGAGGCCGACAACCCGGCGCTGGACGGCATGGCCCGGGTCGTGCTCGGCCGCTGA